A genomic segment from Neobacillus sp. YX16 encodes:
- the hutI gene encoding imidazolonepropionase — translation MAKPIFIRNASQLVTLQGSSQAPLVKEAMSELGVIENGSVWIENGVICAVDKDEVLFEKYQDRLSEAEIVDASGKLVTPGLVDPHTHLVFAGSRENEFNMRLQGATYMEIMNSGGGIHATTRRTKSASHEELFEESFERLNQFLRHGVTTVEAKSGYGMEWETELKQLEVAKLLNEKHVIDVVSTFMGAHAVPKEYKENPDQFVELLINEMIPKVAALGLAEFNDVFCEHGVFTPEQSKRILEAGKRHGLMAKIHADEIEPYEGAELAAEVGAISADHLLRASENGMKAMAEKGVVGVLLPGTAYFLMADSANGRKMIDLGVPVALSTDCNPGSSPTVSLPFIMNLGCLKMGMTPAEVITAATINAAHAINRGLEIGSLEVGKKADITIFSVDNYMKLQYSYGVNHTHTVVKSGKVVVRGGQLVEELSLSKNESF, via the coding sequence TTGGCTAAACCAATTTTTATTAGAAATGCTTCTCAGCTCGTGACATTACAGGGAAGTTCACAGGCTCCCCTTGTAAAGGAAGCGATGTCTGAGCTTGGTGTGATTGAAAATGGCAGTGTATGGATTGAGAACGGAGTCATCTGTGCTGTAGATAAAGATGAAGTACTCTTTGAAAAATATCAAGACCGTCTAAGTGAAGCTGAGATTGTGGATGCAAGTGGAAAGCTTGTAACACCAGGTCTTGTAGACCCTCATACCCATCTTGTTTTTGCTGGAAGCAGGGAAAATGAGTTTAATATGAGGCTGCAAGGAGCCACCTACATGGAAATCATGAATAGCGGCGGCGGGATTCATGCCACGACTAGAAGAACAAAGTCAGCCTCTCATGAAGAGCTTTTTGAAGAAAGCTTTGAACGCTTAAATCAATTCCTGCGTCACGGCGTGACAACAGTTGAAGCGAAAAGCGGCTATGGGATGGAGTGGGAAACGGAGCTTAAACAGCTTGAAGTCGCGAAATTGCTCAATGAAAAGCACGTCATCGATGTTGTTTCTACCTTTATGGGCGCACACGCCGTTCCAAAAGAGTATAAAGAGAATCCAGATCAATTTGTGGAGCTGCTCATAAATGAAATGATTCCAAAGGTGGCGGCGCTGGGATTGGCAGAATTCAATGATGTTTTTTGTGAGCATGGTGTATTTACCCCTGAACAATCAAAGCGGATTCTAGAGGCAGGGAAGCGTCACGGATTAATGGCTAAGATTCATGCGGATGAAATCGAGCCATATGAGGGAGCTGAATTAGCTGCCGAGGTGGGGGCGATATCTGCAGACCATTTATTAAGAGCGTCTGAGAATGGAATGAAGGCGATGGCTGAAAAAGGTGTGGTCGGCGTGCTGCTCCCGGGAACCGCTTACTTTTTAATGGCGGATTCAGCAAATGGTAGAAAAATGATTGATTTAGGTGTGCCGGTTGCATTATCGACCGACTGTAACCCTGGCTCATCCCCAACAGTGTCTTTACCGTTTATTATGAATCTTGGCTGTTTGAAAATGGGGATGACGCCTGCAGAGGTGATTACTGCCGCGACGATCAATGCTGCACATGCAATTAATCGCGGCCTAGAAATTGGCAGTTTAGAGGTTGGTAAAAAAGCCGACATCACGATATTTAGTGTTGATAATTATATGAAACTTCAATACTCATATGGGGTTAATCATACGCATACAGTCGTGAAGTCTGGAAAGGTAGTTGTTAGGGGAGGTCAATTAGTTGAAGAACTTTCTCTATCCAAAAATGAATCCTTCTAG
- a CDS encoding agmatinase family protein — MNPSSFMWVRPENGAGLKVHEWIQPITALTDPEKCKDAEVVILGVPLSRSSISASGASEFPEAFRRSWRGFATYNLDDDVDLSEMTALDAGDVPMHVTDIAKCHENIVEASAAIYTHFFNSKVCAIGGDHSITAMMVKGMNQAKPSEKIGILQFDTHFDLRDLSDNGPSNGTPMRNLIESGVVVGNNMYNIGLHGFFNTKDLKQYADEKGVNYFTLRKARKKGIEETVLQCLEELSSKVDTIYLTVDMDVLDIAYAPGVPASTPGGMTTEELLEGVLAAGRHPKVKAMDIVCLDPQKDTQVQPTVKLGTHVFLTFLTGVMLRQSASN, encoded by the coding sequence ATGAATCCTTCTAGTTTTATGTGGGTAAGGCCTGAAAATGGGGCAGGGTTGAAGGTTCATGAATGGATTCAGCCAATTACTGCTTTGACTGACCCTGAAAAGTGCAAGGACGCCGAGGTTGTCATCCTCGGTGTTCCTTTGTCCCGTTCATCGATTAGTGCTTCAGGTGCTTCAGAATTTCCCGAAGCCTTCAGACGCTCATGGCGGGGCTTTGCTACTTATAATCTAGATGATGATGTCGATTTGTCTGAAATGACTGCACTTGATGCAGGAGACGTTCCTATGCATGTTACGGATATTGCTAAGTGTCATGAGAATATTGTTGAAGCATCAGCAGCTATTTATACGCATTTCTTTAATTCGAAGGTTTGTGCCATTGGTGGAGACCACTCCATCACAGCGATGATGGTGAAGGGAATGAATCAGGCAAAGCCTTCAGAAAAAATTGGGATATTGCAATTCGACACCCATTTTGATTTACGGGATTTGTCAGATAATGGACCTTCTAACGGAACACCCATGCGAAATTTAATTGAGAGCGGTGTGGTAGTAGGGAACAATATGTACAACATTGGTCTCCATGGATTTTTTAATACCAAGGATTTAAAACAGTATGCAGATGAAAAAGGAGTCAACTATTTTACACTCCGTAAAGCTAGAAAAAAGGGAATAGAAGAAACCGTTCTGCAATGCTTAGAAGAGTTATCTTCAAAGGTTGATACCATTTATTTAACAGTAGATATGGACGTGTTAGATATTGCCTATGCTCCAGGGGTACCGGCATCAACGCCGGGGGGCATGACAACAGAAGAACTGCTAGAAGGGGTACTAGCAGCAGGTCGTCATCCAAAAGTAAAAGCAATGGACATCGTCTGTCTAGATCCGCAAAAAGACACACAAGTCCAGCCAACAGTGAAACTCGGAACTCACGTATTCCTAACTTTCCTTACGGGAGTCATGCTTCGACAAAGTGCTAGCAACTAG
- the hutU gene encoding urocanate hydratase, with protein sequence MEASTSKSRVIKNYKGTELHAKGWIQEAALRMLMNNLDQEVAERPEDLVVYGGIGKAARNWESYDAIVKSLLELENDETLLIQSGKPVAVFKSHKDAPRVLLANSNLVPAWANWEHFHELDKKGLMMYGQMTAGSWIYIGTQGIVQGTYETFAELARQEFSGSLKHTITLTAGLGGMGGAQPLAVTMNDGVCLAIDVDETRVDRRIETAYLDVKTSDLEEAINLALEARKAGKALSIGLIGNAAELLPIMIEKGFIPDVLTDQTSAHDPLNGYVPVGYSLAEARDLRKNDSVKYIKLSKQSMAIHVKAMLKMQEKGAITFDYGNNIRQVAKDEGVENAFDFPGFVPAYIRPLFCEGKGPFRWAALSGDSEDIRKIDEVLLCEFKDDEHLCKWVRMAQEKISFQGLPARICWLGYGDRARLGKIINDLVASGEVSAPIVIGRDHLDAGSVASPNRETEGMKDGSDAVSDWPILNAMINAVGGASWVSLHHGGGVGMGYSQHSGMVIVADGTKDAEVRLQRVLTTDPGMGVVRHADAGYELAIKTAKEKGIKMPMLNQD encoded by the coding sequence ATGGAAGCTAGTACATCTAAATCAAGAGTAATTAAGAATTATAAAGGGACAGAATTACATGCTAAGGGCTGGATTCAAGAGGCTGCACTAAGAATGTTAATGAACAATCTTGACCAAGAAGTAGCAGAGAGACCAGAGGATTTAGTGGTGTATGGTGGAATTGGGAAGGCGGCACGTAATTGGGAATCCTACGATGCAATTGTAAAATCACTCCTAGAATTAGAAAATGATGAAACATTATTAATTCAATCAGGTAAACCTGTTGCAGTTTTCAAATCACATAAGGACGCACCTCGTGTGTTGCTGGCAAACTCCAATTTAGTTCCTGCCTGGGCAAACTGGGAGCATTTCCATGAGTTAGATAAAAAAGGGTTAATGATGTACGGACAAATGACAGCGGGCAGCTGGATTTATATTGGAACGCAAGGTATTGTCCAAGGAACCTACGAAACGTTCGCGGAGCTGGCACGACAAGAATTCAGCGGATCACTAAAGCATACCATTACTTTAACTGCCGGTCTTGGAGGCATGGGTGGCGCACAGCCGTTAGCTGTAACCATGAATGATGGAGTTTGTCTGGCGATTGATGTTGATGAAACTAGAGTCGATCGAAGAATTGAAACCGCTTACCTCGACGTAAAAACGAGCGATTTAGAAGAGGCTATTAATCTTGCATTGGAGGCAAGAAAGGCTGGCAAGGCGTTATCAATCGGTTTGATTGGAAACGCTGCTGAGCTCTTGCCGATTATGATTGAAAAAGGGTTTATCCCGGATGTGTTAACTGACCAAACTTCTGCTCATGATCCGTTAAATGGTTATGTTCCAGTTGGTTACAGCTTAGCAGAAGCAAGGGATCTTAGAAAAAATGACTCTGTAAAATATATAAAACTTTCGAAGCAAAGCATGGCCATCCATGTAAAGGCTATGCTGAAGATGCAGGAAAAAGGTGCTATAACCTTTGACTATGGTAATAACATTCGTCAGGTGGCGAAGGACGAGGGAGTAGAAAATGCGTTTGATTTTCCAGGCTTCGTGCCAGCGTATATCCGTCCATTATTCTGCGAAGGAAAAGGACCCTTCCGCTGGGCGGCATTGTCAGGGGATTCTGAGGATATTCGTAAAATTGATGAAGTGCTACTTTGTGAATTTAAGGATGATGAGCATCTTTGTAAATGGGTAAGAATGGCACAGGAAAAAATTAGCTTCCAAGGGCTTCCGGCTCGTATTTGCTGGCTTGGATATGGAGATCGTGCGCGCTTAGGGAAAATCATTAATGACCTGGTTGCCTCTGGTGAAGTATCGGCACCGATTGTTATTGGCCGTGATCACTTAGATGCAGGCTCTGTTGCATCCCCTAACCGGGAAACAGAAGGAATGAAGGATGGAAGTGACGCCGTTTCTGACTGGCCAATTCTCAATGCCATGATTAATGCAGTCGGAGGTGCCAGCTGGGTTTCCCTTCACCATGGCGGCGGAGTAGGTATGGGATATTCTCAGCATTCCGGAATGGTCATTGTGGCAGATGGTACAAAGGATGCAGAAGTTCGTTTGCAACGGGTATTAACAACAGATCCTGGTATGGGCGTTGTTCGTCATGCTGATGCAGGATATGAGCTAGCGATTAAGACAGCAAAGGAAAAAGGCATCAAAATGCCAATGCTGAATCAAGACTAA
- a CDS encoding helix-turn-helix domain-containing protein has protein sequence MEGKWLIADRDLNEREGLKWLLKSSSIPVSTILLASNYQDFIVTFEKESPDIILLELDMVSSDNWSSFRDLIQIYQPILLLTSAEATFEKARLAIDLQALELMIKPFSATKVKSAYQKATKGLDKKLDSKAIPPLQFYKELSYEALFISERAVSEDYKMAAFKIENTKNLDVLYSFLTDYPFKEIHGIFPLNDMVVLLFIETCQNSKEQCQKAMRKWEEEFSDTLAIVVRNNKLPQECLKEKFIETQKMLEFTYYHGYRQIVEFKYTPEWIHIDPFLAPPEQRVWVDMLANHDIEGIKKWLYDEFLQLEDPYPDPGLVRIRLTSILAQIRRFMKTYDLDEQQNYEKEYRYIFHSILYDSVLYRSVQNLILFVQKLFLAAGSNPQLFKQDLVERGIAFIESHFANKDLKLEDVAKYVDRNPSYFSHLLISKTGKGFTDILSGIRLKEAKRYLLESNKPVKEVALLVGFHNPNYFSRIFKEVFGVTPREYRMNKK, from the coding sequence ATGGAAGGGAAATGGTTGATTGCAGATCGTGATCTAAATGAACGAGAGGGATTAAAATGGCTGTTAAAATCATCCTCCATACCTGTGTCCACGATACTATTAGCCTCCAATTATCAAGACTTTATCGTTACATTTGAGAAAGAGTCACCGGATATCATTTTATTAGAACTGGATATGGTTAGCAGCGATAATTGGTCTAGCTTTAGAGATTTAATACAAATCTATCAACCTATTTTGCTGTTAACAAGTGCGGAGGCTACCTTTGAAAAAGCTCGCTTAGCGATTGACCTTCAAGCCCTAGAGCTAATGATTAAACCGTTTTCTGCCACCAAGGTGAAGTCTGCTTATCAAAAAGCAACAAAAGGACTGGATAAGAAACTGGATTCGAAAGCTATTCCTCCTTTACAATTCTATAAGGAATTATCCTATGAGGCACTGTTTATTTCAGAGCGTGCAGTTTCAGAGGACTATAAAATGGCTGCGTTTAAAATTGAAAATACAAAGAACCTTGATGTCCTGTATTCATTTTTAACCGATTATCCTTTTAAAGAAATTCATGGGATATTCCCTTTAAACGATATGGTTGTTCTTTTATTTATAGAAACTTGCCAGAATAGTAAAGAACAGTGCCAAAAGGCAATGAGAAAATGGGAAGAGGAATTCTCTGACACGCTTGCTATTGTGGTACGTAACAATAAATTACCACAAGAATGCCTTAAAGAAAAATTTATAGAAACGCAGAAAATGCTGGAATTTACCTATTATCATGGCTATCGGCAAATTGTGGAGTTTAAGTATACTCCTGAATGGATACATATCGATCCTTTTTTGGCACCCCCTGAACAAAGGGTATGGGTGGACATGCTAGCAAATCATGATATAGAAGGTATAAAAAAATGGCTTTATGATGAATTTCTCCAATTGGAAGATCCTTATCCAGATCCAGGATTGGTAAGAATTAGGCTAACGAGCATCTTAGCGCAAATAAGACGCTTTATGAAAACCTATGATTTAGACGAACAGCAAAATTATGAAAAAGAGTACCGCTATATCTTTCATTCCATTTTGTATGATAGTGTGCTCTATCGGTCAGTACAAAATTTAATCTTATTTGTTCAAAAATTATTTTTAGCAGCAGGCTCTAATCCCCAGTTGTTCAAACAAGACCTCGTAGAGCGAGGAATTGCATTTATTGAGTCCCATTTTGCTAACAAGGATCTAAAGCTAGAGGATGTGGCAAAGTATGTCGACAGAAATCCATCATATTTTAGCCATTTGCTCATTTCAAAAACAGGTAAAGGCTTTACGGACATCCTTTCAGGTATAAGACTAAAGGAAGCGAAAAGGTACTTGCTTGAATCCAATAAGCCAGTAAAGGAAGTAGCACTGTTGGTGGGTTTTCATAATCCCAATTACTTTAGCAGAATCTTTAAAGAGGTATTCGGAGTAACGCCGAGAGAATATAGGATGAATAAAAAGTGA
- a CDS encoding VWA-like domain-containing protein, with amino-acid sequence MKWHKNLLKIIQDRQGKKLALIVDTSTNETKIDLITNIVTFFKELTPGTTLVQADFKIRTTEPITQNTEIKYHTHGKASYTLALEWAEEEKIDTVFYITDLTGFLPEDMQVPYEVYWLVPTEFVPKAPFGKVMKIV; translated from the coding sequence ATGAAATGGCACAAAAATTTACTAAAAATCATACAGGACCGTCAAGGTAAAAAACTGGCTTTAATCGTAGATACCTCTACAAATGAAACAAAAATTGATCTCATCACAAATATTGTTACATTTTTCAAAGAGCTAACTCCTGGAACCACACTCGTCCAAGCTGATTTTAAAATTCGGACTACAGAGCCAATTACACAAAACACTGAAATTAAGTATCACACTCATGGTAAGGCTTCTTATACCTTGGCTTTGGAATGGGCGGAAGAGGAGAAAATCGATACCGTTTTCTATATCACCGATTTAACAGGATTTTTACCGGAAGACATGCAAGTACCCTATGAGGTTTACTGGCTAGTTCCGACAGAATTTGTTCCGAAAGCACCTTTCGGTAAGGTGATGAAGATTGTATAG